DNA sequence from the Sneathiella sp. P13V-1 genome:
TGATCCGCGAGACCCATGCCAAAGGCGGAAAGAACTCCTGCATATGGGTGCAGCAAGATGCGCGACATACCTAAGCTGTCGGCAACCAGACAGGCATGTTGACCGCCAGCGCCACCAAATGATGTCAGAACATATTCTGACACATCATAGCCGCGCTGAACCGAGATTTTCTTGATGGCATTTGCCATATTCTCAACCGCAATGGTCAGGAAACCGGAGGCAACTTCCTCAGGAGACTGATTTCCGCCAGTGGCGTCGTTGATTTCATCTGTAAGGGTTTTGAACTTCTGCCGGACAACGTCCACATCCAATGGCTGATCCGCGTTCGGGCCAAAAACAGGAGGGAAGAAATCAGGGCTTAGCTTACCTAACATGACGTTACAGTCTGTAACGGTAAGCGGTCCGCCTTTGCGGTAACAGGCTGGGCCGGGATTTGCGCCGGCACTGTCTGGTCCAACGCGATAGCGGGATCCATCAAAATGCAGGATCGAGCCGCCACCTGCAGCCACCGTATTAATCAGCATCATCGGTGCGCGCATCCGTACACCGGCAACTTCGGTTTCAAAGGTGCGCTCAAACTCCCCGCCGAAGTGGGACACATCAGTAGACGTGCCGCCCATATCAAAGCCAATGACTTTATCAAAACCAGCCAGTGAAGATGTCTCCACCATGCCCACAACACCGCCAGCGGGGCCGGATAGAATGGCGTCTTTTCCTTGAAATAGACGGGCATCGGTTAGGCCGCCGTTTGACTGCATGAACATGAGGCGGCTATCCCCAAGTTCACTTGCCACTTGATCCACATAACGCCGAAGAATAGGGGAGAGATACGCATCCACAACTGTTGTATCGCCTCGGCTGACCATTTTCATCAAAGGGCTGGTCTCGTGGCTGGTGGAAACCTGCGTAAAGCCGATCTCCTTGGCAAGGTCAGCTAACTTCTTTTCGTGATCAGTAAATCGATATCCGTGTATCAGGACAATGGCGCAGGTCCGAATACCCCTATCATAAACGGCCTGTAACTCTTTACGGGCCTCAATCAGATCCAGCGGTATTTCGATGTCACCGTGGGCGGTAACCCGCTCTGTAACCTCTACCACTTCCTCATAGAGCATTTCGGGAAGATCGATTTTCAATGCAAACAGTTTTGGGCGTGTTTGATAGCCTATGCGCAGAACATCTTTGAAGCCTTTGGTGGTAACAAGAAGTGTCCGCTCTCCCTTCCGCTCCAACAGGGCGTTGGTAGCAACGGTTGTTCCCATTTTGACAGCGGAAATTCTCTTGGAAGGGATTTGTTCGTTTGGCTCAATTTTGAGTAGGTCGCGAATGCCCTGGATCGCGGCATCTTTATATTGTTCTGGATTTTCACTTAATAGTTTGTGGGTGAGAATATTACCCTCGGGATCTTTTGCCACTAGATCAGTAAATGTGCCCCCGCGATCAATCCAGAACTGCCACTGCTTTTCTTCGGACGGTGTTGTCTCTGTCGCCATTACGCTACCCTGATTTATATAATTTATTGAGAGAGTTCGACGGAATAAATGCTCTGTTTTTCAGCTATTCCTTTAAGCTCAAATTCCCCTAGATGATTTGTTTTTTCATTTATCTTTGCGGCGAAATCACTGGATAAAACCAGTGGTTTACCTACATGTTTGGATAGACTTTCTAACCGTGATGTCAGATTAACGGCAGGCCCCATAACAGTGAAGTCTAGGCGGTCCAACGCCCCCACATTGCCATAGGTTACCTTTCCAAAATGAAGTCCCATACCAAAGTGAATTTCCGTCGCACCGGTTTCCGCGCGGGATTTGTTTTCTTCAGTGACCTTTTCAAAAACATCCTTTGCGGCAGACAACGCGGACTGGCAGGCCTCTTCCATTGTGGTTTTGTCATCCACTGGGAAAATAATCAGCACCCCATCACCAATGAATTTCAGGATTTCACCACCATGGGCTTTTGTGTTGTCGGAAAGGATCTGGAAATAACTGTTGAGAACTTCAAGCAGGCTTTCCTCATCAAGTTGTTCTGTCATTTCAGTAAAGCCGCGAAGGTCGCTGAACCAAAGCGCAGCCTTGATTGTTTCACTGTCACCACGCTTTACCTGTCCATCCAGAACCCTCTCACCGCTTCGGTGCCCTACATAGGTGTCAAGCAGGGTAATGGCGACTTTACGGCTCGCATGAACTTCAATGATGGGGGCAATATAACCGATCAGGTCTTCTAACTCTTCGATTTGCTGATCTGAGAAACCATCAGGATGGGCGGTGACATAGGATAGTATGGGAATAGAGCTGTCCATAAAATCCATTGGCATCATCAGATAATCCGTCAGCCCCATCTTGGCTTGCTCAAACAGAAGGTTATGGTCTTTCTCAGGATCCAACTCATTCAACCGGCGACGGAAAGGTTTGTGATTTTGATGGACCCACTCAGCAGGGGATCCAAAGTAAGAGGAGGTTTCTCTAATTCCATGTTGACCGCCCCACTGGACGGCTTTTCTGTCTTCAGATGTCCAGATGTAAGCCCAGATATCGATTTGGGGATGAATGGTTTGAAACCCAATGCGAAGGCGATCAATCTGGATGCCAGCCTTGTTGATCTTCTCCGCAAGTTCCTCAATGAACTCAGTAGGATCGTGTATAAGGCGACCGGTTTTTAAAATCCAGTTTCGAACCGTTTGCATAAACTCTGTTCCACAAAAATTAACTTCTGGCCTCTAAATATCGGTTTAAAGGCAACAGACATCAAGATTAGTTATGCAGGTAGGTTATAATTGATTGCGATTATTGTCGCCTGTTTCTATCAATCAGGTCATTGCTTAAAAGCGCGTGAGGGGCATCATGGCACATAAAGGAATTATTCTGGCAGGGGGAACTGGCTCCCGGCTTCATCCGCTGACATTGGGTGTCAGCAAGCAATTGATGCCGATCTATGACAAGCCAATGATCTATTATCCACTGTCCACCCTTATGCTGGCTGGTATTCAGGATATTCTGGTGATTACAACTCCCGAGGAGCAGTATCTGTTCCAACGACTTTTAGGGGACGGCCACAAATGGGGCTTGAATATCACCTATAAGGAACAGCCATCTCCTGACGGGTTGGCGCAAGCCTTTTTGCTGGGAGAGGAGCATATTGGAAATGATCCATCCGCTTTGATTCTTGGCGATAATATTTTCTATGCCGCCCAATTCAGCCAGTTGCTTGCCAATGCTGTCTCCCGTGAAGTGGGGGCGACAGTTTTTGGCTATCATGTTGCCAATCCAACTGCCTATGGTGTGGCGGAGTTTGATGAAAATGGCAAGGTGATCGGGGTGGAAGAAAAACCGGATCACCCGAAATCCAACTTTGCTATTACGGGTCTTTATTTTTACGACAATCAGGTTGTAGATATGGCCAAATCACTTACGCCGAGCGCCCGTGGGGAGTTGGAAATTACAGACCTGAACCGTCTGTATCTGGAACAAGGTCAGTTGCAGATGGAGTTTCTTGGACGTGGCAGCGCGTGGCTCGACACAGGAACTCATGATCATCTGATGGAAGCATCTTCCTATGTTCAGACGATTGAAAAAAGGCAAGGCCTTAAAATCGCCTGCCCAGAAGAGATCGCCTATGAAAAAGGTTACATCACCGGTGATCAATTGGAAGAACTTGCAACGCCACTGATTAAAAGCGGATATGGCAGTTATCTGCTGTCATTGTTGAAAGACTAAAGAAAAGGCGGCCAATGGCCGCCTTACTTTTAGATGAAATCGTGTTCTTTCAGGTAACTGATAATCTGATCGGCGGCTACATCCGAGGGAGTGTTCGCGCCATCAATAATGATTTCAGCATTTTCAGGGATCTCATATGCGCTATCAATACCTGTAAAGTTTTTAATCTCACCCGCACGGGCTTTGGCATATAGACCTTTGATGTCCCGCTCTTCACAGACGGAAAGCGGTGTGTCGACGAAGATTTCCAAAAACTCACCTTCTTCAAGTAGTCCACGCGCCATCTGACGTTCTGACCGGAACGGGGAGATGAAGGACACCAGTGTGATCAAACCCGCATCCACAAAGAGCTTGGAAGTTTCTCCCACACGGCGGATATTTTCCACGCGGTCTTCATCGGTAAAGCCCAAATCCTTGTTCAGGCCATGACGCACATTGTCACCATCCAGCAAATAAGTGTGCTTGCCCATGGCATGTAGTTTCTTTTCAAGCTGGTTGGCAATGGTGGATTTACCGGATCCAGAAAGCCCCGTAAACCAGAGTACAGCAGCTTTCTGCGCCTTCTGATCAGACCGCGCTTCTTTATTAATATCAACGGCTTGCCAGTGAATGTTGTCTGCCCGACGCAGCGCAAAATCAATAACACCAGCACCAACAGTTGCGTTCGTAAAGCGATCAATCAGGATGAAAGATCCTGTCTGGCGGTTCTCTTCATAGGGATCAAAAGAAAGGGGCTTATCCAGCGCAAAGTTACAGACACCAATTTCATTTAGGTCCAGGGTTTTTGCAGCCGTATGTTCCAACGTGTTGACGTTGATTTTGTATTTCAGTTTCGTCACGCGGGCTTGCGCGGAGGCTGTGCCTAGTTTGATGATGTAATTCCTGTTTGGAAGAAGGGCCTCTTCATTCATCCAGATCAGTTTTGCTTCAAACTGGTCCGCCGCAGATGGACGATGTTGCAAGCTGGCGATCATATCGCCGCGGCTGATGTCAATTTCATCTTCAAGGGTTAGGGTAACAGCTTGACCTGCAATGGCTTCTTTCAAATTGCCATCAAAAGTCACAATTTCTTTTACCTTGCTGGTCTGGCCAGAGGTGGGTTCAACAATTCCGTCACCCACAGAGATACGTCCGCTGGCAATGGTTCCAGAAAAGCCACGGAAATCCAGATTAGGTCGATTAACCCACTGAACGGGCATTCTGAAAGGTCGGTCCAGTGTATCTTTGACAACTTCTACGGTTTCGAGGAAAGGCAAAAGCTGAGGTCCTGAATACCATGGGGTTTGTTCACTTGCCTCAATAACATTATCTCCGCGCAATGCGGACAATGGAATAGGGGTGATATTTTCAAAACCAAGATTAGCCGCAAACTCAAGATATCCGTTGACGATACTATCGAACCTGGATTGGTCATAATCCACCAAATCCATTTTATTGATGGCGAGAACCACATTTTTGATGCCAAGCAGTGACACAAGGAAACTGTGACGTTGTGTCTGGGTCAGTACTCCTTTACGGGCATCTATCAGGATAATGGCGACATCCGCTGTTGAGGCACCCGTGACCATGTTACGGGTGTATTGTTCATGACCTGGTGTGTCCGCAACGATAAATTTGCGTTTATCGGTCGCGAAAAAACGATAGGCCACATCAATAGTAATGCCTTGCTCACGCTCTGCTTGCAGACCATCAAGAAGAAGTGCGTAGTCAATTTCACCACCTTGGGTGCCGATGCGCTTGCTTTCGGAAGTCAGCGTGGCCAATTGGTCTTCAAATAGAAGTTTTGAATCCCATAGAAGGCGTCCGATCAGCGTACTTTTGCCATCATCAACGCTGCCGCATGTGATAAAGCGAAGAAGCGTTTTTTGTTCCTGATCTTTCAGGTATGCATCAATTTCAGTTGGGTTTTGTTCTGCAATACTCATTAGAAATAACCCTCCTGCTTTTTCTTCTCCATTGACCCGGCCTGATCTTTGTCGATAAGGCGTCCCTGACGTTCGGACGTACGGGCAACCAACATTTCCTGAATGATTTCAGGCAGTGTATCAGCTTCAGATTCAACAGCCCCGGTGAGCGGATAACAACCCAGAGTTCTGAAACGCACGGATTTCATTTCAGGTGTCTCACCTTCTTTGAGCGGCATGCGTTCATCATCAACCATGATCAGCATGCCATCGCGTTCGACAACCGGGCGTTCTTTAGCGAGGTAAAGGGGAACAATTGGAATGTTTTCGAGGAAGATATACTGCCAGATATCCAACTCTGTCCAATTGGATAGCGGGAACGCACGGATGCTTTCCCCATCACGAACACGGGCGTTGTAGACATTCCAAAGCTCTGGGCGTTGGTTTTTAGGATCCCAGCGGTGATTTTCCGTACGGAAGGAAAAAATACGCTCTTTCGCGCGGGATGCCTCTTCATCCCGGCGTGCCCCACCAAAGGCTGCATCAAACTTGTAATGATTAAGCGCCTGCTTTAGGGATTCCGTTTTCATCACATCTGTATGGAGCGCAGATCCGTGCGAGAAGGGGCCTATGCCTTTATCAACGCCATCTTGGTTAATATGAACCAATAGGTCCAAATCATATTCCTTGGCAATTTTGTCCCGAAATTCGATCATTTCCCGGAATTTCCACGTGGTGTCTACATGCAACAGTGGAAATGGAATGGGTGACGGATAAAAGGCTTTGCGTGCCAGATGGAGCAAAACTGAACTATCTTTGCCAATAGAATACAACATCACAGGTTTTTCAAACTCTGCGGCGACTTCACGGAAGATATGAATGCTCTCTGCTTCCAGCTGGCGAAGATGTGTAAGGCGATCCTGAGACATGGTTGCTTTCAAAAGAAATATGTTGTTGTCCTTGGATTAGGTCGTTTCATTTTATTCTACAAGCTATTTTTCCATATTAAAACACCAAATAAATGTGAAATTGTGATATTTCCTGTAAAATAATGTTGAAATAGTGATTTTGATTACATTTTCATTTGTCTACAGTGGAATAGCGCCTAATATGTTTCACCTTGGCCGTTTTGTTTATTGAGGGGCGATGGCGCAGTCAGAACAAAATAAACGCGATTATGTACATCCGCGCGTTTGTCCGGAATGTGATCTGGTGCATGAGCATGTCCCAGTTGAGCATGGTCATGCGGCTTATTGTAAGCGTTGCGGCAAGCTATTGTATCGTGGTCATGCACATGCTTTGGAGAGGTCGCTGGCTTTTGCCATTGCGGGAATTGCATTTTTTACTGTCGCAAATCTGGCACCGCTTCTGGTTTTTACAATGCAGGGTAACAGTAATGCCAATCTCCTGATTGATGGGGGCATTGCGTTTATGCAAACGGACTTCTGGGCATTGGGTATTCTGGTGCTGTTTGCCAGTGTGATCGCGCCAATTGCCATACTTTGCTTGCTGGTGATGATGATTACCCCAATTATCTTGGGGAGTGCCCCACGATTTATCGGGCGGGCCTTTCGTCTTTACGTATTGCTGAGACCATGGGCGATGGGGGAGATTTTCGTGATCGGCCTGATTGTGGCTTATGTGAAGCTCGCTGATTTTGCGGAAGTAGGAATTGGGCTATCGATGATCGGTTTTATTGGCATGGTCATCACGACAATACTCGCACTGATGTATCTTGACCCCAGGGAATTATGGCTTCGAATTGAGGAGCTTCGGAAATGACTGGGGTGGAGAAGCAGGATCATGGCAAGGATATCGATCTTGTAGAGTGTCATCACTGTCATCATGTGATGAGCTTGCCGGCGGATCAGCATTTGCGTGGTAAGCAACTTCTGTGTTCCCGTTGTAAAAGTCGTATCACGCACGACCGAAGCCATAGCTTGCAAAGAACCACCGCTTTTCTAATTGCCGCTTTCGTTCTTTATTTTCCAGCAAATATCTACCCGATTATGAAACTTGTTTCTTTTGGTGAGGAAAGCAGGGAGACAATTATTTCAGGTGTTTTGCAATTAATTGCTACTGGTCAAATTGGAATTGCGATTGTTGTCTTCATGGCAAGTGTCTTTGTGCCCATATTCAAAATTGCGACATTGGGGTTTTTGGTCGGATCTGTTTATTTCAACATAGGATGGCGACCTGTTGTAAGAACAAAACTATATCGTTTCGTGGAATGGATCGGACGCTGGTCTATGATTGATATTTTCATGATTTCTGTTCTTATAGCACTGGTAAAACTAAAAGCTCTTGCAACAGTAGAGGCGGGAGTAGGGGCATTGGCATTTGCTGCGGTCATTATCCTGACAATGTTTGCAGCGAATAGTTTTGATCCCAAACTCATTTGGGAAAAGGGTGAAAGCAGGGGCAATGACAGAGGGGAATAATTCTGGCGGTTATGAACAGCCAGTGATTAAAAGCGGCTATGCCGGATTGTTTGCAATCTGGTTGATCCCGTTGCTTGCGCTCGTCATAGCAGGATGGCTGGTTTTCAAATCGGTATATGATAAAGGGCCTGAAATCAGCATCACCCTTCCTAGCGCAAAAGGAATGGAAGCAGGTAAGACACCCCTTAAATACCGTGATGTTGTTATCGGTGTTGTCGATCGCATCGTTATTCCTGATGAACAGGATCAGGTGGATGTGATTGTGTCTGTCAACAAAGAATCCCGAAAATACCTCACTGATACAGCGCGGTTCTGGGTGGTTGCACCGGCCATTGGCTTGGAAGGAATTTCCGGATTGGATACGCTTCTTTCCGGCTCATACCTTGAAATTGACCCAGGTGCAGGCGGTGAGGCTGCTTATGAATTTGAAGGCCTTGAAAATCCGCCGGTGATTTCATCAACCGTTCCGGGGAGGGAGTATCTTCTGCGTACAGGCAGCCTTGGCAATATTCAGCGTGGCAGTCCCGTTATCTATCGTGGGCTGCAGGTTGGTAAGGTCCTTGGTCATCGCCTCGCCCTGAATAACCAGTCCATTGAAATCATTGCCTTTGTGGAAGACCCATATACTAATCTCGTCACCACAAAAACCCGCTTTTGGGATGCGGGCGCCGTAAATGTTCGAGTGTCCACAAGTGGTGTTGATATTGGCGCCAGCTCATTTTCAGCACTGCTTTCTGGTGCGATTGAATTTGCGTCGCTGCGATCAGATGGACCGGCAGGTATTGCCGAAAGTGGTCAGGAGTTTTACCTGTTTACCGGTCGCTCTGCCATGGAAGAAGCGCGTTATACGCATCGCGTGCCCTTTGTCCTTTATTTCGATGGTTCGGTTAGTGGACTTGAAGTGGGTGCACCCGTTGAATTTAAAGGCATCCAGATTGGTACCGTCCGTGATATTTCCCTGCAACTGGAACATAACAGCGGCGAATATGCCATTCCTGTGGTGATCAATATCGAACCGCAACGTATTCGGGTTAAAGCCGATCCAACTCTTCCCAATGACCCTGCAACTAGCCAGAATGCGCGTCGCAGAGCTTTGGAATCCCTGATCAAGAGAGGGCTTCGCGCGCGCCTTAAGTCTAACAATTTCCTGACAGGACAATTGATTGTCGATCTGGATCTCTTCCCGGAAAGAGAAGCGCGCTATTACGCGGAAGGATCGGACATCCCTGAAATTCCCACTTTGCCGACCGAACTTGAAGAGATCACAACATCTCTTACCAAGCTGATTGAAAAAGTCGAAAAAATGCCGATCGATCGCTTGTCGATTTCTTTGACAGAAACAGCTGAAGGATTGCAGGAAATCATTACTGAAGGGCAAATCACGGAAACCATCAAGGAAATCCGGGGTGTGGCCAAATCGGTCACCAGTATCATAGGCAAAGTGGACAAAGAAACGCTTCCGCGGATCAATGAGGCTGTTGACGATGGTCGGAAGACATTGGCTGAAATTGATAAAACGCTCAATAACGCTAGTACTCTGTTTAAAACGGCCGATAATACTTTGGCTGACGGATCTCCGCTAAAGTACGATCTGTCCATCATGCTAAGAGAATTGGCAGCCGCCAGTAGATCTGTTCGTAATCTTGCAGAATTTTTAGAAAGAAACCCAAGCTCTTTGCTCAGTGGAAAGAAATAAAATGAAAATCAAAAGCCTTTCAAAAATTGTTCTTTTCACGGCGATAGTCGGTTTGTTGGGCGCTTGCGGGCAGTTGATCCCGCCTTCCACTCCAACCACATTTTTTAGAGTGACCCAATCACCGATTATGACTAAGGAGATTGTGGCCCCCGCCTTGAGTGCAAAGAATATTCGTCTTGGTGTTGGACCAGTCCAGATACCGGGGTATGCGGATCGCCCTCAGATTGTCTCAGAAGGGGAAAATGGTCAGCTGATCGTTGATGATCTCAATCATTGGGCTGAGCCATTACAGGATAATCTGGAACGGGTTATGGTCTCTAATTTAGGCGCAATGCTCGGGGCGGAGCGTGTTTATCCTTTCCCAACCAGTTTCCATCCTGATCGGGAAAGCCTTCAAGTGGCGATAGAGATCAGAGAGATGATCAAACAGAAGGATGGGAAAGTTCGTTTGCTGGTTAGTTGGAATGTGAAACGCATGCTGGATAACAGTTTGCTGGTACGTGGTTCCGCCAATTTTGTCAGCAATGACATAGCTGTCACATATGGCGCCTATGCTAACAGTATCAGTGCGATGCTCATGCATCTTTCGAAGAAAATTCTACGTTCTATCGAACCAAAGATCTAAGTGTAAGAGTAATCTTTATGAATGTTCTGTTTATTACAATCGACCAATGGCGTGCGGATTTCTTAGCAGCAAATGGAAATGATGGGATAAAGACCCCTAATCTTGATCAACTCGCAGCGGACGGTGTTCTGTTCCAAAATCACTTTAGCTGCTCTGCGCCTTGTGGGCCGTCTCGTGCAACACTGCACACAGGCATGTATCCAAGCAATCACCGGGCAATCAGCAACGGAACGCCATTAGATGGTAACTTGACTAATTTAGCTTTGGAGGCGCGAAAAGCAGGGTATGAGCCTGCTTTGTTTGGTTATACTGATGTAACAGCGGATCCAAGGGAAACGGATTTAAACGATCCTGTGATGTTTACCTATGAAGGGATACTCAAAGGATATAAACCTGAGGTTATCCTTGGCGAGAACAGTCGCCCGTGGCTTTCTTACCTAAAGAATAAGGGATATGATGTTCCGGGTGAGGGATATGCAATCTATTATCCTTCAGAAGATTATGATCTGCCAGATGGCAAGTTTAGAACCTTCGCACCCTCTCGATTTAAGGCTGAAGACAGTGAAACGGCGTGGCTTGCGGATCAGGCAATTGATTATATGGCCAATCGATATGGCCATCCCTTTTTCTGCCATTTGAGCTTCCTTCGGCCGCATCCGCCATTTATTGCGCCGCCCGAATATCACGACATGTATGATCCGGCCGATATGAAGGCTCCGAAGCATTTTGGGGATGTGGAAGCTGTTTCAGATA
Encoded proteins:
- a CDS encoding adenylate/guanylate cyclase domain-containing protein, which codes for MQTVRNWILKTGRLIHDPTEFIEELAEKINKAGIQIDRLRIGFQTIHPQIDIWAYIWTSEDRKAVQWGGQHGIRETSSYFGSPAEWVHQNHKPFRRRLNELDPEKDHNLLFEQAKMGLTDYLMMPMDFMDSSIPILSYVTAHPDGFSDQQIEELEDLIGYIAPIIEVHASRKVAITLLDTYVGHRSGERVLDGQVKRGDSETIKAALWFSDLRGFTEMTEQLDEESLLEVLNSYFQILSDNTKAHGGEILKFIGDGVLIIFPVDDKTTMEEACQSALSAAKDVFEKVTEENKSRAETGATEIHFGMGLHFGKVTYGNVGALDRLDFTVMGPAVNLTSRLESLSKHVGKPLVLSSDFAAKINEKTNHLGEFELKGIAEKQSIYSVELSQ
- the rfbA gene encoding glucose-1-phosphate thymidylyltransferase RfbA, which translates into the protein MAHKGIILAGGTGSRLHPLTLGVSKQLMPIYDKPMIYYPLSTLMLAGIQDILVITTPEEQYLFQRLLGDGHKWGLNITYKEQPSPDGLAQAFLLGEEHIGNDPSALILGDNIFYAAQFSQLLANAVSREVGATVFGYHVANPTAYGVAEFDENGKVIGVEEKPDHPKSNFAITGLYFYDNQVVDMAKSLTPSARGELEITDLNRLYLEQGQLQMEFLGRGSAWLDTGTHDHLMEASSYVQTIEKRQGLKIACPEEIAYEKGYITGDQLEELATPLIKSGYGSYLLSLLKD
- the cysN gene encoding sulfate adenylyltransferase subunit CysN, encoding MSIAEQNPTEIDAYLKDQEQKTLLRFITCGSVDDGKSTLIGRLLWDSKLLFEDQLATLTSESKRIGTQGGEIDYALLLDGLQAEREQGITIDVAYRFFATDKRKFIVADTPGHEQYTRNMVTGASTADVAIILIDARKGVLTQTQRHSFLVSLLGIKNVVLAINKMDLVDYDQSRFDSIVNGYLEFAANLGFENITPIPLSALRGDNVIEASEQTPWYSGPQLLPFLETVEVVKDTLDRPFRMPVQWVNRPNLDFRGFSGTIASGRISVGDGIVEPTSGQTSKVKEIVTFDGNLKEAIAGQAVTLTLEDEIDISRGDMIASLQHRPSAADQFEAKLIWMNEEALLPNRNYIIKLGTASAQARVTKLKYKINVNTLEHTAAKTLDLNEIGVCNFALDKPLSFDPYEENRQTGSFILIDRFTNATVGAGVIDFALRRADNIHWQAVDINKEARSDQKAQKAAVLWFTGLSGSGKSTIANQLEKKLHAMGKHTYLLDGDNVRHGLNKDLGFTDEDRVENIRRVGETSKLFVDAGLITLVSFISPFRSERQMARGLLEEGEFLEIFVDTPLSVCEERDIKGLYAKARAGEIKNFTGIDSAYEIPENAEIIIDGANTPSDVAADQIISYLKEHDFI
- the cysD gene encoding sulfate adenylyltransferase subunit CysD; protein product: MSQDRLTHLRQLEAESIHIFREVAAEFEKPVMLYSIGKDSSVLLHLARKAFYPSPIPFPLLHVDTTWKFREMIEFRDKIAKEYDLDLLVHINQDGVDKGIGPFSHGSALHTDVMKTESLKQALNHYKFDAAFGGARRDEEASRAKERIFSFRTENHRWDPKNQRPELWNVYNARVRDGESIRAFPLSNWTELDIWQYIFLENIPIVPLYLAKERPVVERDGMLIMVDDERMPLKEGETPEMKSVRFRTLGCYPLTGAVESEADTLPEIIQEMLVARTSERQGRLIDKDQAGSMEKKKQEGYF
- a CDS encoding paraquat-inducible protein A; amino-acid sequence: MAQSEQNKRDYVHPRVCPECDLVHEHVPVEHGHAAYCKRCGKLLYRGHAHALERSLAFAIAGIAFFTVANLAPLLVFTMQGNSNANLLIDGGIAFMQTDFWALGILVLFASVIAPIAILCLLVMMITPIILGSAPRFIGRAFRLYVLLRPWAMGEIFVIGLIVAYVKLADFAEVGIGLSMIGFIGMVITTILALMYLDPRELWLRIEELRK
- a CDS encoding paraquat-inducible protein A, with amino-acid sequence MTGVEKQDHGKDIDLVECHHCHHVMSLPADQHLRGKQLLCSRCKSRITHDRSHSLQRTTAFLIAAFVLYFPANIYPIMKLVSFGEESRETIISGVLQLIATGQIGIAIVVFMASVFVPIFKIATLGFLVGSVYFNIGWRPVVRTKLYRFVEWIGRWSMIDIFMISVLIALVKLKALATVEAGVGALAFAAVIILTMFAANSFDPKLIWEKGESRGNDRGE
- a CDS encoding intermembrane transport protein PqiB, with the translated sequence MTEGNNSGGYEQPVIKSGYAGLFAIWLIPLLALVIAGWLVFKSVYDKGPEISITLPSAKGMEAGKTPLKYRDVVIGVVDRIVIPDEQDQVDVIVSVNKESRKYLTDTARFWVVAPAIGLEGISGLDTLLSGSYLEIDPGAGGEAAYEFEGLENPPVISSTVPGREYLLRTGSLGNIQRGSPVIYRGLQVGKVLGHRLALNNQSIEIIAFVEDPYTNLVTTKTRFWDAGAVNVRVSTSGVDIGASSFSALLSGAIEFASLRSDGPAGIAESGQEFYLFTGRSAMEEARYTHRVPFVLYFDGSVSGLEVGAPVEFKGIQIGTVRDISLQLEHNSGEYAIPVVINIEPQRIRVKADPTLPNDPATSQNARRRALESLIKRGLRARLKSNNFLTGQLIVDLDLFPEREARYYAEGSDIPEIPTLPTELEEITTSLTKLIEKVEKMPIDRLSISLTETAEGLQEIITEGQITETIKEIRGVAKSVTSIIGKVDKETLPRINEAVDDGRKTLAEIDKTLNNASTLFKTADNTLADGSPLKYDLSIMLRELAAASRSVRNLAEFLERNPSSLLSGKK
- a CDS encoding membrane integrity-associated transporter subunit PqiC, whose protein sequence is MKIKSLSKIVLFTAIVGLLGACGQLIPPSTPTTFFRVTQSPIMTKEIVAPALSAKNIRLGVGPVQIPGYADRPQIVSEGENGQLIVDDLNHWAEPLQDNLERVMVSNLGAMLGAERVYPFPTSFHPDRESLQVAIEIREMIKQKDGKVRLLVSWNVKRMLDNSLLVRGSANFVSNDIAVTYGAYANSISAMLMHLSKKILRSIEPKI